From Bacillus pumilus, one genomic window encodes:
- a CDS encoding PTS transporter subunit IIC — MTYLKRKGISLSPKVYFIDALSYMALGLFATLVVGLILKTAGGLLSLPLIIKMGTLAMGLMGPAIGVAVAYRLHASPLIIFASVVSGAAGAELGGPAGSFVTALIGVELGKLVSGETRIDIILTPLVTIITGFFTAALIGPGIEAMMTGLGRLIMWGTDQSPLIMGMLVATIVGLALSSPISSAALALMLDLSGTAAGAATIGCCAQMVGFAAAGFRENRFGGLAAVGIGTSKLQLPNIVKNPLILIPPTIAGLILAPIGIIGFGMVNNAAGAGMGTSGLVGQLMTLTVMGFHPSVFLAIALLHIVGPAVISLVVSEWMRKKGYIQFGDLTIQTGGMKHEKN; from the coding sequence ATGACTTATTTGAAAAGAAAGGGGATCTCCCTTTCGCCAAAAGTGTATTTCATTGATGCACTCTCTTATATGGCTTTAGGTCTATTTGCTACATTAGTGGTAGGGCTGATTTTAAAAACAGCAGGCGGTCTGTTATCACTTCCGCTCATCATCAAAATGGGAACACTTGCGATGGGGCTCATGGGACCAGCAATCGGTGTAGCCGTTGCGTATCGCTTACATGCATCTCCTTTGATCATTTTTGCAAGTGTTGTCTCAGGTGCTGCAGGAGCAGAGCTTGGTGGACCTGCTGGAAGCTTTGTCACAGCATTAATTGGTGTGGAACTCGGCAAGCTGGTCAGTGGTGAGACAAGAATTGATATTATTTTAACGCCGCTTGTCACCATTATTACTGGCTTTTTCACCGCCGCTTTGATCGGTCCTGGGATTGAAGCCATGATGACAGGGCTTGGCAGACTCATCATGTGGGGGACTGACCAAAGTCCGCTCATCATGGGCATGCTAGTAGCGACCATTGTTGGACTTGCCCTCAGCTCACCGATTTCAAGTGCGGCGCTTGCGCTCATGCTTGACTTAAGCGGAACAGCGGCTGGTGCTGCAACGATTGGCTGCTGCGCTCAAATGGTCGGCTTTGCCGCTGCAGGCTTTAGAGAAAATCGTTTTGGCGGTCTTGCTGCTGTCGGCATTGGCACGTCAAAATTGCAGCTGCCGAACATTGTGAAAAATCCCCTTATCCTTATTCCGCCGACGATTGCGGGCCTCATTCTCGCGCCAATTGGTATTATTGGCTTTGGGATGGTCAATAATGCGGCAGGGGCAGGTATGGGAACGAGCGGCCTCGTTGGACAGCTCATGACACTGACCGTTATGGGATTTCATCCATCCGTTTTTCTGGCGATCGCTCTTTTGCATATCGTTGGCCCGGCAGTGATTAGTTTGGTAGTATCAGAATGGATGAGAAAGAAAGGCTATATACAATTCGGAGATTTAACCATACAAACTGGAGGAATGAAACATGAAAAAAATTGA
- a CDS encoding DUF1444 domain-containing protein codes for MTKMTSRQLANELKSRLTNDSWSHQFDREKDTLRIEDKQTSKGITLELPPIIAKWEVKPDETLDEIVYYVKEALSAMKGEAQHISGKEKQIYPVIRSTSFPEASSDGIPLVFDEHTAETRIFYALDLGSTYRLIDEKMLQKENWTKERIRETASFNVRSLETVVKMDEVAGNRFYFFRANDGYDASRLLNESILQEYAQKIEGQMAISVPHQDVFIIADVRNESGYDILGQMSMSFFASGTVPITALSFLYDEGKLEPIFILAKSRPKQQ; via the coding sequence ATGACAAAAATGACATCAAGACAGCTTGCGAACGAACTCAAAAGCCGTCTGACAAATGACAGCTGGTCACACCAGTTTGACCGAGAAAAAGATACGCTTCGTATTGAAGATAAACAAACAAGTAAAGGTATTACACTAGAGCTCCCGCCAATCATTGCAAAGTGGGAAGTAAAGCCTGATGAAACATTAGATGAGATCGTTTACTATGTGAAAGAGGCGCTAAGTGCCATGAAAGGCGAAGCGCAGCACATCTCAGGAAAAGAAAAGCAGATCTATCCTGTCATTCGTTCCACTTCCTTTCCTGAGGCATCAAGTGATGGCATTCCTCTAGTTTTTGATGAGCATACAGCTGAAACGAGAATCTTCTACGCACTTGACCTTGGAAGCACCTACAGATTAATTGATGAGAAAATGCTTCAAAAGGAAAACTGGACAAAAGAGCGAATTAGGGAAACTGCAAGCTTCAATGTCCGCTCACTTGAAACTGTGGTGAAAATGGATGAAGTTGCAGGCAATCGGTTTTATTTCTTCCGTGCGAATGACGGATATGATGCCAGCAGACTTTTAAATGAATCGATTTTACAAGAATACGCGCAAAAAATAGAAGGACAGATGGCCATTTCTGTTCCCCATCAAGATGTATTCATCATTGCAGATGTTCGCAATGAATCAGGCTATGATATTTTAGGACAGATGTCGATGAGTTTCTTCGCCAGCGGCACGGTTCCGATTACCGCATTGTCATTTTTATATGACGAGGGCAAGCTTGAACCGATCTTTATTCTTGCTAAAAGCAGACCAAAACAGCAGTAG
- a CDS encoding thioredoxin family protein, with the protein MKKIESNEELQKVIQEDLTVLLFSADWCPDCTFIEPFLPELEANYPEFEYFYVDRDQFIDTCAEWEIYGIPSFLVFKNGQEVNRFVSKDRKTKEEIEAFLTDSLSK; encoded by the coding sequence ATGAAAAAAATTGAATCAAACGAAGAATTACAAAAAGTGATTCAAGAAGACTTAACAGTATTGCTATTTTCAGCTGACTGGTGCCCGGACTGCACCTTTATCGAACCATTCTTGCCAGAGCTTGAAGCAAACTACCCAGAATTTGAGTACTTCTATGTGGATAGAGATCAGTTCATTGACACTTGCGCAGAGTGGGAAATTTACGGCATTCCAAGCTTTTTAGTTTTTAAAAATGGACAAGAGGTTAACCGCTTTGTCAGCAAGGATCGTAAGACGAAGGAAGAGATTGAAGCATTTTTAACAGATTCTCTTTCTAAATAA